One segment of Clavelina lepadiformis chromosome 2, kaClaLepa1.1, whole genome shotgun sequence DNA contains the following:
- the LOC143445398 gene encoding uncharacterized protein LOC143445398 — MDGKSRQHEDMNGSSEDGGKKNICRDFLRNVCHRGRRCKFKHPSPEELEESVDVSGSDVNYEFCHDFQNNQCQRSNCRFIHCTSEEEENYVATNRLPLRLKYQHDFGIGDYYLGHDKVRIENNLRSLEANGRPVCRDFLNRDCHRGKKCKFLHVDHQQMALLAAEAELVSEAQQESGIKRPRMLLEELEAYNDNGDFCHLHSTTEAGGHLQVPKPLEEENRSLKKRVQELEKQVSDLAATNEVLLEQNAQFRLQKRGAQNYGLSSEAMGTSYAPAGVLNTPAIAVASNAPRPVPVQLNVQVAGQPQAQPQDIMNSAPAQAQQRAVVASAQRLQQVPVSGPHTTEIAQVIASNFAANTGGNVEIIPGSNQVVSGLSAPMTNPNPHARPNPNPQLAQPNINQMAQQPIASFSAPVQSHNQMVQQPMASFSAPIQSHNPMAAQQQQAASFAGTIMAAALAGGRCAIQTATNTIAVTLSGDVRQPTIGSMGPGVPLPQPALVYTVTRSTENMPLVSTLVSATGHEMALVPDAGRNAVSSMPASLHVNHAGQAYNNVSPASQALVQAPSHQSNEIVPVAAPLPCAPMTSCIGAANTSMPPPVSLGGVRPVVQNNHAPAPRVNTAQRTVVQAGSQMNEQTLLTYPISAVPQAQMHN, encoded by the exons ATGGATGGTAAATCAAGACAACATGAAGACATGAACGGCTCCTCTGAAGACGGCGGGAAGAAAAACATTTGCCGAGATTTCCTCAGAAACGTCTGTCATCGTGGCAG GAGATGTAAGTTTAAACACCCATCCCCGGAGGAATTAGAAGAAAGCGTTGATGTTTCAGGAAGCGACGTAAATTATGAATTTTGTCAcgattttcaaaacaatcaaTGTCAGAGATCAAATTGCCG ATTTATTCACTGCACATCAGAGGAAGAAGAAAACTACGTGGCCACAAATCGGCTCCCCCTTCGACTTAAGTATCAGCACGATTTTGGAATCGGGGATTATTATTTGGGTCATGACAAAGTTAGAATTGAAAACAATCTCAGGTCTCTGGAAGCAAATGGAAGGCCTGTCTGTCGAGACTTTCTCAACCGCGATTGTCATCGTGGGAAGaaatgcaagtttttgcatGTTGACCACCAGCAGATGGCGCTGTTGGCAGCAGAAGCCGAATTAGTATCAGAAGCGCAACAAGAAAGTGGAATTAAAAGACCTAGAATGCTTCTCGAAGAACTTGAGGCCTATAACGATAACGGTGATTTTTGTCATTTACATTCCACTACAGAAGCTGGTGGCCATTTGCAAGTTCCCAA GCCTCTTGAAGAGGAGAACCGCAGCCTTAAAAAGAGAGTACAGGAATTAGAGAAACAGGTTTCAGATCTTGCAGCAACTAATGAAGTGCTTCTTGAACAAAATGCACAGTTCCGCTTGCAAAAAAG GGGTGCACAAAATTATGGGCTTTCATCCGAGGCAATGGGAACATCGTACGCTCCCGCTGGTGTTTTAAATACACCAGCTATTGCCGTGGCAAGCAACGCGCCAAGACCTGTTCCAGTTCAACTCAATGTGCAAG TTGCCGGACAGCCACAAGCACAACCTCAGGATATAATGAACAGTGCTCCAGCCCAAGCACAACAACGGGCTGTAGTTGCGTCTGCACAACGACTGCAGCAGGTTCCAGTCTCAGGCCCCCACACTACGGAAATAG CTCAAGTTATTGCTTCAAATTTTGCGGCCAACACCGGTGGAAATGTCGAAATCATTCCGGGATCGAATCAAGTTGTTTCTGGACTTTCAGCTCCCATGACCAATCCAAATCCCCATGCCCGTCCCAATCCGAATCCTCAGCTTGCTCAGCCTAATATCAACCAAATGGCCCAACAGCCCATAGCGAGCTTTTCTGCCCCTGTGCAAAGCCATAATCAGATGGTACAGCAGCCAATGGCATCTTTTTCAGCTCCGATTCAAAGCCACAATCCGATGGCtgcacaacaacaacaagctGCTAGTTTTGCCGGGACGATTATGGCTGCGGCACTGGCTGGTGGTAGGTGTGCCATTCAAACCGCGACGAATACCATAGCCGTGACGCTGTCAGGTGATGTACGGCAGCCTACCATAGGTTCCATGGGTCCTGGGGTGCCATTGCCGCAGCCAGCGCTTGTATACACTGTTACAAGGTCCACTGAAAACATGCCTTTAGTAAGCACACTTGTGTCTGCGACCGGCCATGAAATGGCCTTGGTGCCCGATGCAGGACGTAATGCTGTGAGCAGCATGCCAGCCTCGCTGCATGTCAATCATGCAGGTCAAGCGTATAACAACGTGTCGCCAGCTTCACAGGCTCTTGTGCAGGCGCCTTCTCACCAGAGCAATG aaatagTTCCCGTGGCAGCGCCTCTACCATGCGCTCCCATGACGTCCTGCATAGGAGCCGCTAACACGTCGATGCCTCCACCAGTTTCTTTAGGAGGAGTGCGACCAGTTGTCCAAAACAATCACGCTCCTGCACCGAGAGTGAACACGGCACAACGGACTGTAGTGCAAGCAGGGTCGCAGATGAATGAACAGACACTTTTAACTTACCCCATATCAGCAGTTCCCCAAGCCCAAATGCATAACTAA
- the LOC143445401 gene encoding U6 snRNA-associated Sm-like protein LSm1, whose protein sequence is MNYMPGTASLIEEIDKRHLVMLRDGRILIGFLRSVDQFANLVLHNTVERIHVDSVYGDIPRGIFVIRGENVVLLGEIDPEAEEPKNLTKVSIPAIMEAQNKKKEEKAEKEKIKMKALKERGLIPTVDQSEDLY, encoded by the coding sequence ATGAATTACATGCCTGGAACTGCAAGCCTCATTGAGGAAATTGACAAAAGGCATCTGGTTATGCTTAGAGACGGCCGCATTTTGATTGGATTTTTGCGATCTGTTGATCAGTTTGCTAATCTTGTACTTCATAACACTGTCGAACGCATACATGTTGACTCTGTGTATGGTGATATACCACGGGGCATATTCGTTATCAGAGGAGAAAATGTTGTACTTTTGGGTGAGATTGATCCCGAGGCAGAAGAACCAAAAAACTTGACAAAGGTTTCGATTCCAGCGATAATGGAAGCTCAAAACAAGAAGAAGGAGGAAAAAGCTGAGAaggagaaaataaaaatgaaagcGTTGAAAGAACGTGGCCTCATTCCAACTGTGGACCAGTCTGAAGATCTATATTAG
- the LOC143445403 gene encoding NADH dehydrogenase [ubiquinone] 1 alpha subcomplex subunit 10, mitochondrial-like, with product MLRNSVTTVLRDLAKFRSKQNEFFKASCIALQQKNHYGTVGDLIQNIRFNYFFDARHHLDNDKWAKLFCVEGNVGVGKAAFAKEFAEKLDLRHFPTATTDYFVLRMKGFFPDEKIEWEMSEDSAYQKMLSLNMDKFCEEPTNWVHTSRLQLWLLQMRHFQYCDALAHLLRTGQGAVLNRHFYSDLVHAEAQQKMGWIRKDVWKYYQTMTFSSDEFLLPPQVVIYLDVPAEQCYENIQAGNNEAEKRLSLEYLKRVEDAYKAVYFPKARERGVNIIEVDGTSNTSVDEVIGDLDNLPTMLNSFNLWNVGNYKLKRLMIRCEDLQRRIRKFKIYSPIEELWNNESIKEAMEMEIEMAPFRYPKGLNAELGDRNIFWKYL from the exons ATGCTTAGAAACAGCGTTACCACTGTACTACGTGACTTGGCCAAATTCCgatcaaaacaaaatgagTTTTTTAAGGCATCCTGCATAGCACTTCAGCAAAAGAATCATTATGGCACTGTTGGAGACCTCATCCAAAACATCAGGTTCAACTACTTCTTTGATGCTCGTCACCATTTGGACAATGATAAATGGGCAAAGCTCTTTTGCGTCGAAGGAAACGTGGGCGTTGGGAAAGCAGCTTTCGCCAAAGAGTTTGCAGAGAAATTGGATTTAAGACATTTTCCAACAGCAACTACCGATTACTTTGTCTTGAggatgaaaggtttctttccAGATGAAAAGATAGAATGGGAAATGAGTGAGGACTCTGCTTATCAAAAGATGCTGTCTTTAAACATGGATAAATTCTGTGAGGAGCCCACAAACTGGGTGCATACCTCGAGGTTGCAGTTATGGTTACTACAGATGCGACATTTCCAGTATTGCGATGCCCTTGCTCATCTTTTGAGAACAGGTCAAGGCGCTGTCCTTAATCGGCATTTCTACAGCGACTTGGTGCATGCTGAGGCCCAGCAAAAAATGGGTTGGATCAGGAAAGACGTATGGAAGTATTATCAGACAATGACCTTCTCTTCTGATGAGTTCCTTCTTCCACCTCAG GTTGTGATATATTTGGACGTGCCGGCAGAGCAGTGCTACGAGAATATCCAAGCCGGGAACAATGAGGCTGAGAAGCGTTTATCTCTTGAATATCTAAAGCGTGTTGAGGACGCTTACAAAGCAGTTTACTTTCCAAAGGCTAGGGAACGTGGAGTTAATATCATTGAAGTGGATGGGACCAGTAATACTTCTGTGGATGAG GTCATTGGCGATCTCGACAACCTTCCAACAATGTTGAACTCTTTCAATCTTTGGAATGTCGGCAACTACAAGCTGAAGCGGTTGATGATTCGATGCGAGGATTTACAGAGGAGGATCAGAAAGTTCAAGATCTACAGTCCTATTGAGGAGTTATGGAACAACGAGTCGATTAAAGAAGCGATGGAGATGGAGATAGAGATGGCTCCATTCAGATACCCGAAAGGCTTGAATGCTGAACTCGGTGATAGGAATATTTTCTGGAAGTATTTGTAG
- the LOC143445402 gene encoding uncharacterized protein LOC143445402: protein MAILLDLYNFDGPEAEGSRYVLTSPRSLEACSRLNIKPVQLLHKPLEDFSEENCGKSTEFIEILHNDWEEKRTAKLERCRKEREKIIMEQQVAKKRGKEKFHFKSKAVKDDIHLEDVEDSTLKNSYQHSKYPKDSYTKLGSKTSKNESVKKTESIFSKRFGSIDRSVPLIATHPPPRGVTPSDESISGILNDDQLFGSTRVERSRTRTNNDISRLRSKSLETQNRQEKLRYSSMSLRSSSVFDHHSRLASGYTTPQIQRDKRLTLIMKERRKKEETEEKERQRKMLEWNEEKRNIEEAKRKEQLQRNKEVASSQLQWEKKLKGGELKRIKEEKVVEQERLRDQEHVDSVVKSNKEKQEKLRQRQVEERRKIALEKKKQQEKTLNLVNKEVTAFQHATEQDITDRLQRAERLKLENEMKELEKIKLMNKKQRERFAEIQEEVRRRNREEARMKKEALEEKLTKAERNYKQKLLDREATMRNQGQMINSKILQTRQNQKKIDVETEEHMRSIAEHKDELQRKAADIAMQNQHNKSIRAQKMRASSEEGWKKNLTLIQQKAEGQIKKTKDNCEMKENKAKRHLQLKEAAFEFSRFQAKMSEAERDVIKRKTSNFNQMAEKAKLMANVGHGPRSSFVNYSTVKLG, encoded by the exons ATGGCTATTTTACTTGATTTGTATAACTTTGATGGACCAGAAGCAGAAGGGTCAAGATATGTCCTGACCAGTCCAAGGTCACTGGAAGCATGTTCAAGATTGAATATTAAGCCTGTCCAACTTCTTCACAAACCACTTGAAGATTTTTCAGAGGAAAATTGTGGAAAATCAACAGAGTTCATTGAG ATTCTGCACAATGATTGGGAAGAGAAGAGGACAGCAAAGTTAGAAAGATGCCGGAAGGAGCGTGAAAAGATAATCATGGAGCAGCAGGTTGCAAAGAAGAGAGGGAAAGAGAAGTTTCACTTCAAGAGTAAAGCAGTGAAGGACGATATTCACTTAGAAGATGTGGAAGattcaactttaaaaaattcgTACCAACATTCCAA ATATCCAAAGGATTCTTATACAAAGTTAGGGTCGAAAACATCAAAGAACGAAAGTGTTAAGAAGACAGAATCAATATTTTCGAAAAGGTTTGGTTCGATAGACCGATCAGTTCCATTGATAGCCACCCACCCTCCTCCTCGAGGTGTAACTCCTTCTGACGAATCGATCTCCGGTATTCTGAACGATGACCAGCTTTTTG GTTCAACAAGGGTGGAACGTTCCAGGACAAGAACCAACAATGACATTTCAAGGTTAAGAAGCAAAAGCTTGGAAACACAAAACAG ACAAGAAAAACTGCGATACAGCAGCATGAGTCTACGTTCATCATCAGTGTTTGATCACCATTCTCGTCTGGCAAGTGGCTACacaacccctcaaatacag AGAGACAAACGTCTCACCTTGATTATGAAGGAACGACGAAAAAAGGAGGAGacagaagaaaaagaaagacaaCGAAAAATGTTAGAATGgaatgaagaaaaaagaaacatagAAGAAGCAAAG AGAAAAGAACAACTACAACGAAATAAGGAAGTCGCTAGCAGCCAGCTCCAGTGGGAGAAAAAACTAAAAGGAGGAGAATTGAAAAGGATCAAGGAAGAGAAAGTTGTGGAGCAGGAGAGATTGAGAGACCAAGAACACGTCGATTCCGttgtaaaatcaaacaaagaaaagcag GAAAAGTTACGACAACGACAAGTTGAAGAACGCAGAAAGATTGCTCTTGAAAAGAAGAAGCAGCAGGAAAAAACGCTGAATCTTGTCAACAAAGAAGTCACG GCGTTCCAGCATGCAACAGAACAAGATATCACTGATCGTCTACAAAGAGCTGAACGTTTGAAGCTGGAAAACGAAATGAAAGAACTCGAAAAG ATAAAGCTGATGAACAAGAAGCAACGCGAAAGATTTGCAGAGATCCAGGAAGAAGTCAGGAGAAGAAATCGCGAGGAAGCTCGTATGAAGAAGGAAGCATTGGAGGAAAAACTCACAAAAGCCGAGAGGAATTACAAGCAGAAG CTGTTGGATCGTGAGGCGACCATGCGTAACCAGGGACAAATGATCAACAGCAAAATTCTTCAAACTCGTCAAAATCAGAAGAAAATTGACGTAGAAACCGAGGAGCACATGAGGTCTATTGCGGAGCATAAG GATGAACTGCAGCGGAAAGCGGCAGACATAGCGATGCAAAACCAACACAATAAATCAATCAGAGCTCAGAAGATGCGGGCATCTAGCGAAGAAGGGTGGAAGAAGAATTTGACTCTGATCCAGCAGAAAGCAGAGGGACAGATAAAGAAAACGAag GACAACtgtgaaatgaaagaaaacaaagcgaAAAGGCATCTTCAACTTAAGGAGGCCGCGTTTGAGTTCTCTCGCTTTCAAGCAAAGATGAGTGAAGCAGAACGAGATGTAATTAAGCGAAAGACATCCAACTTCAATCAAATGGCTGAAAAGGCAAAACTGATGGCTAACGTAGGACATGGCCCACGCAGTTCATTTGTCAATTATTCCACTGTTAAACTTGGTTAG
- the LOC143445404 gene encoding tRNA wybutosine-synthesizing protein 3 homolog, with protein MNDFLKWKSCVLSRIDLSKKGSIDAAIQNLVSFINEQNGYCTTSSCSGRIVLLSNDAEQSGGSGINQKKTKKCTWHLVSHETVELHDVLKSLHQVKCESKLKFEGFIMHIKCCGLEEARLMQNAAISAGHRNSGITLGKQGRNIMVAVRGTQCLEVPITDVHGARLTSDLYIKCVLDKANQKLKDNFERIVLFETKLRSLINNLRFSENKTCKKLSNSSSSKTGNRKHKGENPGHLQNEIDVDDVQFLFSNGDEYL; from the coding sequence ATGAATGATTTTTTGAAATGGAAAAGCTGCGTTTTGAGCAGAATAGATTTAAGCAAAAAAGGTTCAATCGATGCTGCGATTCAGAACTTGGTCTCCTTTATAAACGAACAAAACGGATATTGTACGACAAGTTCTTGTTCTGGCAGAATAGTCTTATTGTCAAATGATGCCGAACAAAGTGGTGGAAGCGGCATAAACcagaaaaagacaaaaaaatgcACTTGGCATTTGGTGTCACATGAAACTGTGGAATTACATGATGTACTAAAATCACTGCATCAAGTGAAATGCGAGAGTAAGTTGAAATTTGAAGGTTTCATCATGCACATCAAATGTTGTGGATTGGAAGAAGCTCGCTTAATGCAAAATGCAGCAATTTCTGCCGGTCACAGGAATTCTGGAATCACTTTGGGAAAACAAGGACGAAATATAATGGTGGCTGTGCGTGGTACACAGTGCTTAGAAGTTCCAATAACAGACGTTCACGGTGCGCGACTCACCTCAGATCTTTATATAAAATGTGTTCTCGATAAAGCAAATCAAAAGCTAAAGGACAATTTTGAAAGAATAGTGCTATTTGAAACCAAATTACGATCACTTATCAATAATTTAaggttttctgaaaataagaCATGTAAGAAGTTGTCAAATTCCAGCTCCAGCAAAACAGGAAATAGAAAACACAAAGGAGAAAATCCTGgacatttacaaaatgaaatagATGTTGATGATGtgcagtttttgttttctaatGGTGATGAATATTTATGA